From Desulfonatronum thiosulfatophilum, a single genomic window includes:
- the purF gene encoding amidophosphoribosyltransferase: MKREYCGLVGISGHPEAARMAYFGLYALQHRGQESAGIVTWDGANLREQRGMGLVADVFNERHLGKELKGDTAIGHIRYSTTGASLLRNAQPFMVRFGDFRIAIGHNGNLVNAQALRRELEEQGSIFQTTMDSEVIVHLIARNLNGKGLEEAVALACSRIKGAFSLIILANNKLIALRDPLGFRPLSLGRMGDSYVIASETCAFDLLEAEHLRCIDPGEMVIIEDRCLTSRRFAEPAPTKSCIFELVYFARPDSLVFGTEVYSARKQMGELLAQEAPVDGDYIMPFPDSGMYAAVGYAQASGLPFELAMIRNHYIGRTFIQPSQDMRDFGVRVKLNPVRSLIKNKRLVIIEDSIVRGTTIRTRVKKLRELGAREIHMRVSCPPIRHPCYYGIDFSSKGELIAANHPVGDIARYIGLDSLHYLSIDGLLQATGRDVGYCLACFDGNYPVAVDGSCSKMCLEDKCCG, translated from the coding sequence ATGAAACGAGAATATTGCGGACTTGTCGGCATTTCCGGTCATCCGGAAGCAGCCAGGATGGCCTATTTCGGCCTGTACGCGCTGCAGCACCGCGGTCAGGAAAGCGCGGGCATCGTGACTTGGGACGGAGCCAACCTCCGGGAACAACGGGGCATGGGACTGGTGGCCGACGTGTTCAACGAACGTCACCTGGGCAAGGAGCTCAAGGGCGACACGGCCATCGGCCACATTCGCTACTCCACCACCGGAGCCTCCCTGCTGCGCAACGCCCAGCCGTTCATGGTCCGTTTCGGGGACTTCCGGATAGCCATCGGCCACAACGGCAACCTGGTCAACGCTCAGGCTCTGCGCCGGGAACTGGAGGAGCAGGGGTCCATTTTCCAGACGACAATGGACAGCGAAGTCATCGTCCACCTGATCGCCCGGAACCTGAACGGCAAAGGCCTGGAAGAAGCAGTCGCCCTGGCCTGTTCCCGGATCAAAGGCGCCTTTTCGTTGATCATCCTGGCCAACAACAAGCTCATCGCCCTGCGCGATCCCCTGGGCTTTCGCCCCCTGTCCTTGGGCCGGATGGGCGACAGCTACGTCATTGCTTCCGAAACCTGCGCTTTTGACCTGCTTGAGGCCGAGCATCTGCGCTGCATCGATCCGGGGGAAATGGTCATCATCGAGGACCGCTGCCTGACTTCCAGGCGTTTTGCCGAACCCGCGCCGACCAAATCCTGCATTTTCGAGCTGGTCTACTTTGCACGGCCGGATTCCTTGGTCTTCGGCACGGAAGTCTATTCCGCACGCAAACAGATGGGCGAATTGCTGGCCCAGGAAGCCCCCGTGGACGGCGACTATATCATGCCCTTTCCGGATTCCGGAATGTACGCCGCCGTGGGCTATGCCCAGGCTTCCGGGTTGCCCTTTGAACTGGCCATGATCCGCAACCACTACATCGGCCGGACCTTTATCCAGCCTTCCCAGGACATGCGCGATTTTGGGGTGCGGGTCAAACTCAATCCCGTCAGATCGTTGATCAAGAACAAGCGCCTCGTGATCATCGAGGATTCCATTGTTCGGGGCACAACCATCCGCACCCGGGTCAAGAAGCTGCGTGAGCTGGGTGCCCGGGAAATTCACATGCGCGTCAGCTGTCCGCCCATCCGTCATCCCTGTTATTACGGCATCGATTTTTCCTCCAAGGGCGAACTGATTGCCGCGAACCATCCGGTGGGGGATATTGCCCGTTACATCGGCCTGGACAGCCTGCACTATCTGAGCATCGATGGCCTACTGCAGGCCACCGGCCGAGATGTCGGATATTGCCTGGCCTGTTTTGACGGGAATTATCCGGTTGCCGTGGACGGTTCCTGCTCCAAGATGTGTCTGGAAGACAAATGTTGCGGCTAG
- a CDS encoding KpsF/GutQ family sugar-phosphate isomerase — MMVREIDQLPGPLSERQDWLALGREVLDVEISGLTAVRDELGQGFLHALEVLANCSGRVVVIGLGKSGLVGRKIAATLSSTGTPAFFLHPVEGAHGDLGMIRPEDVALAISNSGETDELNAILPTLRSLGVRIVGLTRNERSSLAVLCDIVIKVAVPKEACPLGLAPTASTTAALAVGDALAVCLIHWKRFDACAFQRCHPGGALGQRLRLSICDVMHRDMLPVVRSGASLDQALSVLNEGGLGTVAVEDEAGRLAGILTDGDIRRLVCQNRLDPELAVEEVMTRAPRSAAPDQTAALALDIMESAAITVLPVVDSSGMLRGMVHLHDLLGKGRVKFSG; from the coding sequence ATGATGGTCCGAGAAATTGATCAGCTTCCCGGACCGCTTTCTGAGCGGCAAGACTGGCTGGCCCTGGGACGCGAGGTTTTGGACGTCGAAATTTCCGGACTGACCGCTGTCCGCGACGAACTGGGGCAAGGCTTCCTGCACGCCCTGGAGGTCCTGGCCAACTGCTCCGGCAGAGTCGTGGTCATCGGCCTGGGCAAATCCGGCTTGGTGGGCCGCAAGATTGCCGCCACCCTGAGCAGCACGGGCACCCCGGCTTTTTTTCTGCATCCCGTGGAAGGGGCTCATGGCGATCTGGGCATGATCCGTCCGGAGGACGTGGCATTGGCCATTTCCAACAGCGGCGAGACCGATGAACTCAACGCCATTTTGCCCACGTTGCGCTCCCTGGGCGTGCGCATCGTGGGCCTGACCAGGAATGAACGCTCTTCTTTGGCCGTCTTGTGCGACATCGTGATCAAGGTGGCGGTTCCCAAGGAGGCCTGCCCTCTCGGTCTGGCTCCCACGGCCAGCACCACCGCGGCCTTGGCCGTGGGCGACGCGTTGGCCGTATGTCTGATCCACTGGAAACGCTTCGATGCCTGCGCCTTTCAACGCTGCCATCCGGGCGGCGCATTGGGACAACGCCTCCGCCTCTCCATTTGCGACGTCATGCATCGTGACATGCTGCCCGTGGTCCGCTCCGGCGCTTCCCTTGATCAGGCCCTGTCGGTCCTCAATGAGGGCGGTCTGGGAACCGTGGCCGTGGAGGACGAAGCCGGTCGACTCGCCGGCATTCTCACGGATGGCGATATCCGCCGTCTGGTCTGCCAGAATCGCCTGGATCCGGAACTGGCCGTGGAGGAGGTCATGACCAGGGCGCCGCGCAGCGCTGCCCCGGATCAGACCGCGGCATTGGCCCTGGACATCATGGAATCCGCGGCCATCACCGTGCTGCCGGTGGTTGACTCATCCGGAATGCTCCGCGGCATGGTCCATCTTCATGACCTCCTCGGCAAGGGAAGGGTAAAGTTTTCCGGGTGA
- a CDS encoding penicillin-binding protein 1A, protein MRKKLLVIGSAFVVLLMLTGIGGLFGLYFWAARDLPSFKTITDYNPSLVTTVLAQDGQVLGYFYNERRFLVESTDLPLQVTQSFLAAEDSNFYHHEGIDISGILRSLIRNIQARGIVQGGSTITQQVIKSLLLTPERSYERKLKEAILAYRLEHYLTKDEILTIYLNQIFFGAGAYGIEAAARTYFNKHADELTLAEAALLAGLPKAPSMNNPLRNASGARSRQVYVLDRLFSLGWITAEEHLAALEQPMVFDTGSDPSWRQGAWYLEEVRRELIATFGEEKVYNGGLKVQAAVDLNHQTAAENALRNELVALGKRQGWQGPIRNLAGQDADSFLESQAISPAALLAGDWIRVLVTDVRSDGAYVRFGPYHGWIDVQTMGWARTPDPSKAPEDVPPVRDAQRVLNVGDVVWAALRPDKEENLDDLSLDMDDTDVPAALLGRKWELSLEQEPVAEGALASIDPHTGDVLALVGGYSFHRSHFNRATQAMRQSGSTFKPIVYSAALDNGFTAASILMDAPIVYTDAATLDTWKPENFEGRFHGPTMLRTALVKSRNLVTIRVAQSVGIHKIIDRARELGLHGEFSPDLAVSLGSASVSLVNMCQAFSAFARDGSTVAPRTILSVHTAWGEPLLENEVRTTPAISPQNAYIITEMLQEAVRDGTGRRARALGRPVAGKTGTTNNHHDAWFIGYTPYLLTGVYIGFDQLQPLGRLETGSRAALPAWLAYRQQVEENYPVQNFTPPSGLTMARIDPDSGLIAGPDWKGTSFLLPFISGTQPQQVAVTMIDGANKGPSTEEDLLRQVF, encoded by the coding sequence ATGCGCAAAAAATTGCTCGTCATAGGAAGCGCATTCGTCGTTCTCCTGATGCTCACCGGAATCGGCGGACTTTTCGGACTCTATTTCTGGGCTGCCCGTGATCTGCCGAGCTTCAAGACAATCACGGACTATAATCCTTCACTCGTCACCACGGTTCTGGCCCAAGACGGGCAGGTTCTCGGGTACTTTTACAATGAGCGGCGGTTTCTCGTGGAATCTACGGATCTGCCCCTGCAGGTGACCCAGAGCTTCCTGGCCGCGGAGGACAGCAACTTTTATCACCATGAGGGAATCGACATCTCCGGAATCCTGCGCTCCCTGATCCGCAATATCCAAGCGCGGGGCATCGTTCAGGGGGGAAGCACGATCACCCAGCAGGTCATCAAGTCGTTGCTCCTCACCCCGGAGCGCAGCTATGAACGTAAGCTGAAGGAAGCCATCCTCGCCTACCGCCTGGAGCATTACCTGACCAAGGATGAGATCCTGACCATCTACCTGAATCAGATATTCTTCGGCGCCGGAGCGTACGGGATCGAAGCCGCGGCCAGGACCTACTTCAACAAGCACGCCGATGAATTGACCCTGGCCGAGGCGGCTTTGCTCGCCGGACTGCCCAAGGCCCCCTCCATGAACAATCCCCTGCGCAACGCCTCCGGGGCTCGCTCCAGACAGGTCTACGTCCTGGACCGCCTGTTCAGTCTGGGCTGGATTACCGCTGAGGAGCACCTGGCCGCCCTGGAACAGCCCATGGTCTTCGACACCGGAAGCGACCCTTCCTGGAGACAGGGCGCCTGGTATCTGGAGGAGGTCCGCCGGGAACTGATCGCCACCTTCGGAGAAGAAAAGGTCTATAACGGCGGGTTGAAGGTCCAGGCCGCAGTGGACTTGAACCACCAAACAGCCGCAGAAAACGCCCTGCGTAATGAACTGGTCGCCCTCGGAAAGCGACAAGGCTGGCAGGGTCCGATCCGCAATCTTGCCGGTCAGGATGCCGACTCTTTTCTGGAATCGCAGGCAATTTCCCCGGCGGCCTTGCTGGCCGGCGACTGGATCCGGGTTCTGGTCACGGACGTGCGCTCAGACGGGGCCTATGTTCGCTTCGGGCCGTATCACGGCTGGATCGATGTTCAGACCATGGGATGGGCCAGAACCCCTGATCCGTCCAAGGCACCTGAAGACGTTCCCCCTGTACGCGACGCGCAGCGCGTCCTGAACGTGGGCGACGTGGTCTGGGCCGCCCTGCGCCCGGACAAGGAAGAAAATCTGGACGATCTGTCCCTGGATATGGATGACACGGACGTTCCGGCGGCACTTCTGGGACGAAAGTGGGAGCTTTCCCTGGAGCAGGAACCCGTGGCGGAAGGCGCTCTCGCCTCCATTGATCCGCACACCGGCGACGTCCTGGCCCTTGTCGGCGGCTACAGTTTTCATCGTAGCCACTTCAACAGAGCCACCCAGGCCATGCGCCAGTCCGGTTCGACCTTCAAGCCCATCGTCTACTCCGCCGCCCTGGACAACGGCTTCACCGCGGCATCCATCCTGATGGACGCCCCCATTGTCTATACGGATGCCGCCACCCTGGACACCTGGAAGCCGGAGAATTTCGAAGGCCGATTTCACGGCCCGACCATGCTTCGCACGGCGCTGGTCAAGTCCAGGAACCTGGTCACCATTCGCGTGGCCCAGTCCGTGGGCATACACAAAATTATCGATCGGGCTCGGGAGTTGGGGCTTCATGGTGAATTTTCGCCGGACCTTGCGGTCAGCCTCGGCTCCGCCTCCGTCAGCCTGGTGAACATGTGCCAGGCCTTTTCCGCATTTGCCCGTGACGGTTCTACGGTAGCTCCGCGAACCATTCTGTCCGTCCATACAGCCTGGGGTGAACCACTACTGGAAAACGAAGTTCGAACCACGCCGGCCATATCTCCCCAGAATGCCTACATCATCACGGAGATGCTGCAGGAAGCCGTCCGAGACGGAACTGGTCGCCGCGCCCGGGCCCTGGGCCGACCCGTGGCCGGAAAGACCGGAACCACCAACAATCATCATGACGCCTGGTTTATCGGATACACTCCATACCTTCTGACCGGCGTTTATATCGGCTTTGATCAGCTGCAACCGCTGGGCAGGCTGGAAACCGGATCCCGCGCTGCCTTACCGGCATGGCTGGCCTACCGCCAGCAAGTCGAGGAAAACTATCCAGTGCAGAATTTCACTCCGCCTTCCGGTTTGACCATGGCCCGTATCGATCCGGATAGCGGCCTTATCGCCGGGCCGGATTGGAAGGGAACGAGCTTTCTTTTGCCGTTCATTTCAGGTACGCAGCCGCAACAGGTTGCCGTCACCATGATCGACGGCGCAAATAAAGGGCCGAGTACCGAGGAAGACCTTCTGCGGCAGGTATTTTAG
- a CDS encoding chemotaxis protein CheX, giving the protein MSIEIAKSFTRATSEVLTTMAMITPVPGKPYVKKDSMAKGDVTGVIGLTGDKIGTISVTFTQKCALAVVKNMLGDDIQDVITDTKDAVGEITNMISGKTRQLLAESGLTILSATPTVIMGKGHTIHHISSEPIMAIPFTTEHGEFTVEFCFQ; this is encoded by the coding sequence ATGAGCATTGAAATCGCCAAATCCTTCACAAGGGCGACATCGGAAGTACTGACCACGATGGCCATGATCACCCCCGTGCCCGGAAAGCCGTACGTCAAGAAGGACAGCATGGCGAAGGGCGATGTGACCGGAGTCATTGGTTTAACTGGAGACAAGATTGGAACCATCTCCGTAACCTTCACCCAGAAATGCGCATTGGCCGTAGTCAAAAACATGTTGGGCGACGACATTCAGGATGTCATCACGGATACGAAAGATGCCGTGGGCGAGATCACGAACATGATTTCCGGCAAGACAAGGCAGCTGCTGGCGGAATCCGGCCTGACCATCCTGTCCGCGACACCCACCGTGATCATGGGCAAGGGACACACCATCCATCACATCTCCTCAGAACCGATCATGGCCATCCCCTTCACCACGGAACATGGTGAATTCACAGTGGAATTCTGCTTTCAGTGA
- a CDS encoding response regulator — translation MQANILVIDDEESIRFSFQRFLSAVGHHVITAEKYLEALSEMDAMEFDLILADIILEDGCGMDILREVVKRNLKTQVIIMTAYPTTETEDASHRMQAVNYLTKPLRQKGLLYSIDLALQASQTRQVRTKDKPFPFSVSCSRNGCSAKSQYLESNH, via the coding sequence ATGCAGGCCAATATACTCGTCATTGACGATGAAGAATCCATTCGTTTCAGTTTTCAAAGGTTTCTTTCCGCGGTGGGTCATCATGTGATCACCGCGGAAAAGTATCTCGAAGCCTTGTCGGAAATGGACGCGATGGAATTCGATCTCATCCTCGCCGACATAATTCTCGAGGATGGTTGCGGCATGGATATTCTGCGGGAGGTCGTGAAGCGCAATCTCAAAACCCAGGTGATCATCATGACGGCGTATCCAACCACGGAAACCGAGGACGCCAGTCACCGCATGCAGGCTGTGAACTATCTGACGAAACCGCTCAGACAAAAAGGATTGCTGTATTCCATCGACCTAGCCCTGCAGGCATCTCAAACCAGGCAGGTTAGAACAAAAGATAAACCGTTTCCCTTCAGCGTCTCATGTTCCAGGAACGGCTGTTCCGCAAAGTCGCAATATTTGGAAAGCAATCACTGA
- a CDS encoding sigma-54 dependent transcriptional regulator, translating into MIAKILVIDDEESIRFTFERFLGAAGYAVTTALNHADALARLTEGEYDVVFADIILEDGTGIDVLREIKALGLNCQVIMITGDPGFETAAESIRLGAFDYISKPVNQESLLHVTRTALKFKLVSEEKERYRANLEAIFRSVRDAIVTVDKEGVVVELNDAASYMCGFTRDDIGKRFDALFGNCSGRCREIIEQGIRTGEPRIVDRIECRPANRPARVISVRMYPLLDQQNMASGVVMSLRDDTQMAALESELKEHRKFHRIVGVSEPMQKVYSLIKALAGVQTTVLITGESGTGKELVAEALHLAGDRSHKPLVKVNCSAVPEELLESELFGHVKGAFTGAIRDYPGRLHRADGGTIFFDEIGDLSPKVQLKLLRVLEGKEFEQVGSSAPTKVDVRLIAATHRNLAERVSRGDLREDLYYRLKVVEIRLPPLRERRKDIPLLVEHFRNKFNALFKKNIEAVSSDVLSAFLEYHWPGNVREFEHTLEHAFVICSQNIVTFDHLPSDFMNAPKFEKQSSTRLRELDSQAILEALDKTAWNKAKAARLLGVDRVTLYRKIKKYNLTPVSFSL; encoded by the coding sequence ATGATCGCAAAAATTCTTGTCATCGACGATGAGGAGTCCATTCGATTCACATTTGAACGGTTCCTTGGCGCAGCCGGCTATGCGGTGACAACAGCTTTAAACCATGCCGACGCCTTGGCTCGTCTCACGGAAGGTGAATACGACGTGGTATTTGCGGACATCATTCTGGAGGATGGTACGGGGATCGACGTGTTGCGCGAGATCAAGGCCCTGGGACTGAATTGTCAGGTGATCATGATCACGGGAGACCCCGGTTTTGAAACCGCCGCCGAATCCATCCGACTGGGAGCGTTCGATTATATCTCCAAGCCGGTGAATCAGGAGTCGTTGCTGCATGTGACGCGAACGGCCTTGAAATTCAAGCTCGTGAGCGAGGAGAAGGAGCGCTACCGGGCCAACCTTGAAGCGATATTCCGGAGCGTCAGGGATGCCATCGTCACTGTTGACAAGGAAGGGGTCGTGGTTGAGCTCAATGACGCGGCCTCGTACATGTGCGGTTTTACGCGCGACGACATCGGCAAGCGCTTTGATGCATTGTTCGGCAATTGCTCCGGCAGATGCAGAGAAATAATCGAGCAGGGGATCAGGACTGGCGAGCCGAGGATTGTGGATCGAATAGAATGTCGTCCAGCGAATCGTCCGGCAAGGGTCATCAGTGTGCGCATGTATCCGTTGCTGGATCAACAGAACATGGCCTCGGGGGTTGTCATGTCCCTCCGAGACGACACGCAAATGGCCGCCCTGGAAAGCGAACTCAAGGAGCACCGCAAGTTCCACCGCATCGTTGGCGTGAGTGAGCCCATGCAAAAGGTCTATTCCCTCATCAAGGCTCTGGCCGGGGTGCAGACCACGGTGCTCATCACCGGTGAAAGCGGAACGGGAAAGGAACTGGTGGCCGAGGCTCTGCACCTTGCCGGAGACAGAAGCCATAAGCCCCTGGTCAAGGTGAACTGTTCCGCGGTTCCGGAGGAACTCCTGGAAAGCGAACTGTTCGGCCATGTCAAGGGCGCTTTCACGGGGGCCATCCGGGACTATCCGGGGCGCCTGCACAGGGCCGACGGCGGAACCATCTTTTTCGATGAAATCGGAGATCTTTCACCAAAAGTTCAGTTAAAGCTGTTGCGGGTTCTTGAAGGCAAGGAGTTCGAGCAAGTCGGGAGTTCGGCTCCCACGAAGGTGGATGTCCGGCTGATCGCCGCCACCCACCGCAATCTCGCCGAACGGGTCAGTCGTGGAGACCTGCGGGAGGATTTGTACTACAGGCTGAAAGTGGTGGAGATCCGGTTGCCGCCCTTGAGGGAAAGGCGAAAGGACATTCCGCTGTTGGTTGAGCATTTTCGCAACAAGTTCAATGCGCTGTTCAAGAAAAACATCGAGGCGGTTTCCTCGGACGTGTTGAGCGCTTTCCTTGAATATCACTGGCCGGGCAATGTCCGTGAGTTCGAGCATACCCTGGAGCATGCCTTTGTCATCTGCAGCCAGAACATTGTCACCTTTGACCACCTTCCGTCAGATTTCATGAATGCCCCAAAATTCGAGAAACAATCCTCCACGAGGCTTCGTGAACTCGATTCCCAGGCCATCCTCGAGGCTTTGGATAAAACCGCCTGGAACAAGGCCAAGGCGGCCCGTCTCCTGGGCGTGGACCGTGTGACTCTTTACCGAAAAATCAAAAAGTACAACCTCACGCCGGTTTCTTTCAGCTTGTGA
- a CDS encoding PAS domain-containing sensor histidine kinase gives MPDEFEKPDRVLKAREGEESKESQQSPVGNESLHDRQDLLHELQVHQIELEMQNDELRRTQERLYQAMEKYNDLYDFAPVGYVTSDIIGHILESNLTFADQLGVARSHLIHSLLWGHAFAPDRDIFVSHHDQVFRTGKRQSCELRLKGSAGRLLHVQLDSVPGTDVNGAAVCRTSATDITARKKAEEKLNKVHENLERMVDERTAKLRVSEEKFRKLSHEFHALLNAVSDTLILFSPSLEVLWTNRVLDSGLDKESSAAVRKYCDKLLSESSSSSEDDLMTRCFETSEVEVAVVSFDGAVLDVKAFPVRDAGNINSVLLWVSDVTEKMALQAEALQASHLAALGELAAGVAHEINNPITGIINYGQILINECNPESLEKDIGERIVKEGERVGRIVKTLLSYSRHGRHDKRPVRIQTVLEESLVLSQAQIRKEGIDLKIHIAEGLPLVNAYFQQLQQVFINIINNARHALNEKFPKRHEEKRLEINIENVLINSRQHVRIIFFDLGSGINGHDLPFITKPFFSTKAFGKGTGLGLTISQRIISEHDGLLTFESEKDEFTRVIIELPAVG, from the coding sequence CCGAGAGGGTGAAGAAAGCAAGGAGTCTCAGCAGTCACCGGTTGGAAACGAATCACTGCATGACCGGCAGGATCTGCTTCATGAGCTGCAGGTGCACCAGATTGAGCTGGAAATGCAGAATGACGAACTTCGCCGGACCCAGGAACGACTGTATCAGGCGATGGAAAAATATAATGATCTTTATGACTTTGCTCCGGTCGGCTATGTAACTTCAGACATAATTGGTCATATTTTGGAGTCCAATCTTACTTTTGCCGACCAGCTTGGAGTAGCCAGAAGTCATCTGATCCACAGTCTTTTGTGGGGTCACGCCTTCGCGCCTGACCGGGATATTTTTGTATCGCATCACGATCAGGTTTTTCGAACCGGTAAACGCCAATCATGCGAACTAAGACTCAAAGGAAGCGCCGGCCGACTCCTCCATGTACAATTGGACAGTGTTCCTGGAACGGATGTTAATGGCGCCGCGGTTTGCAGAACCTCGGCCACGGACATCACCGCCCGGAAGAAGGCGGAAGAGAAACTGAACAAGGTGCATGAGAATCTGGAACGAATGGTGGATGAAAGGACGGCAAAACTTCGGGTGAGCGAAGAAAAATTCAGAAAGCTATCCCATGAATTTCACGCACTTCTGAATGCCGTCAGTGATACATTGATTCTTTTCTCCCCCAGCTTGGAAGTGTTGTGGACCAATCGGGTGCTGGATTCGGGCCTGGACAAGGAAAGTTCCGCGGCGGTTCGCAAATATTGCGACAAATTGCTGTCTGAAAGTTCCAGTTCGTCCGAAGACGATCTGATGACCCGATGTTTCGAGACGAGTGAGGTAGAGGTCGCGGTAGTCTCCTTCGATGGAGCAGTTTTGGACGTCAAGGCGTTCCCTGTCCGGGATGCCGGGAACATCAACAGCGTCCTGTTGTGGGTCAGCGACGTCACGGAAAAAATGGCCCTGCAGGCCGAAGCGCTGCAGGCCAGTCACCTGGCGGCACTTGGAGAATTGGCCGCCGGAGTGGCACATGAAATCAACAATCCCATCACCGGGATCATCAACTACGGTCAAATCCTGATTAACGAATGCAATCCGGAAAGCCTGGAGAAGGACATCGGAGAACGCATCGTCAAGGAAGGGGAACGTGTCGGCCGGATTGTCAAAACTCTGCTGTCCTATTCGCGGCACGGGCGCCACGACAAGCGACCTGTTCGCATCCAGACCGTTCTAGAGGAATCGCTTGTTTTGTCCCAGGCCCAGATTCGCAAGGAAGGGATTGATCTGAAGATTCACATTGCAGAGGGTCTTCCTCTTGTGAACGCCTACTTTCAGCAGCTACAGCAGGTTTTCATCAATATCATCAACAATGCCCGTCATGCCTTAAACGAGAAGTTTCCCAAAAGACATGAGGAAAAACGTCTCGAGATCAATATTGAGAACGTGTTGATCAACAGTCGACAGCACGTGCGCATTATTTTTTTCGATCTTGGATCCGGGATCAATGGTCATGATCTTCCCTTTATCACCAAGCCTTTTTTTTCCACGAAGGCTTTCGGCAAGGGGACAGGACTGGGGTTGACCATCTCACAGAGGATCATCTCCGAACATGACGGCTTGCTCACCTTTGAAAGCGAAAAGGATGAATTTACCCGAGTGATTATCGAGTTGCCGGCGGTGGGATAA